TCTTTTTAACAAACCtcaaaatgaaaaatattacGTGTCGAGCAGAAACAAAAAAaacaatttccttaatttttatgtattttacttaaaaataaagatatatttaatagtttatttaatatgatctttttttaatattttataatttgatCTCCAGAATAAGCAAATGGTCATgctcctttttcttatttatgttccCTTCCTATTTAAGGATATATTTaatagtttatttaataataatattatttttaatattttataatttgatCTCCGCAAATAAGTCACTTCTAAGTGCTACGACGAGTTTTCAAATTTCATAAAAAAGAcatattttcattaaaaaaatataaataaataaaaagacatCTTTTGAAATCGTGCTTTATCAGTCCCCTCCTCTTTCTATTTATAGTTAACATTCGGAGAGTGTGGGAACGTGAACAGACTGCAGTCTTTGCTCGTTCTGTATCGTCCTCTTCGCCGCCGAAGTCGGACGATGCAAATGGATCCCTCCGCGGGATTATCAATGGCTCACTCAGTTTCGCCGGTGTCGGAGGCAACGGATCTGGCGGCCGTGATTCGGATGAACTGGGACGTGGAGTTCGCTCGATTCTTCAATTTCCCGATCTCCATCCCTCCATCTGACCTCCGATCCCTCCCGAAGTCGAGGATCCGTTCGATTAAGGGAACCTGGATCCCCGCTTCTTCCCCAGCAATCCTCCTTATCCACAAGACAAACCACGAGTCAGCATACATCCTTTCCGTCACCGTCCCGGCATTGGCATCCACTGTTGTTAGTTTTCTGTTTCCTCCGTCTCACATTAAAGCCTACAGTTGACTTCCGGCTTAATAGTTTATgcccttttatttttttatttttaccctattcGAATTCACGAGAGGAGCATCCACGCAAATGCAGTAACTATACTTAGGATTTTCCCACACATTTACAATCTGTAGTTTCAGTGACTGGTTTCAAATGCGGCTTTGATTTTAGTCCAATAATTTTTCTGAAGTGCTTATAAGCTTTTTCATATGCATTGAGACGAGTAATGCGGCTTTGATTTTTAGTCCAATAGTTTTCTGAGGTGCTTCTAACCCTTTTCATACGCATTGAGACGAGTAACTGCTTGGTAGATTTGTGGTCTTTGATTTTAATAAATGTGAGTGAAAAATGTGGATGATACGTGTCCTCCTGGATTctatggcaaaaaaggaaattctATCGTCTTCAATGTTATCATACTACGAGTAGATAGATAATTAGTTGTCTTATATTGTCGTTGTATTGCTGTACCTCATGATTTTAACACGTGCTACAGGACAATAATAGATAACTCAGAATTTTAATTGAATGATATACTAAAGCCTTTTTTTTCCTCGTTAGGAAGAACACTATGTTCCAAACCTCATTTTCTCATGGCCACAACTGCCATGCATTTCTCAATTTTCAGTTGGAGGTAGCAGAGTGATCTTTGCAAGCCACATGGATTCATCCAATCAGGCAAGTTAAGATGTGTACTTTTTCTCTTGTATATTATTTTCCATCAACTGATGGTATTCTATTTCCCACATGCACtcgcaacaacaacaataatactgTGGTATAGTATTGAAAATTTCCAAACTGGTTAGTAGAGttacattgattttttttttttttgcacaagGTGTCCAATTCTTTGAATCAACTAATCCTAAGTTGACTGGTTGGCCCCATGAAAGTTTTCTACTGATCACTGGGATAAATCAGAAAGCGCTCATGGAGACCAATCTAGACCGCCATGTTCTTAGGCCCGCTTCTCACTAGAGGGAAAAATCCCCTATACTGCACAACATCTAAGACTCGAATCTTAGATCCTATGTCTATCCATTGGAGGGCCTAACCAATGCACCATTACCTTAATTCATATTTGGAGTCTATTTTTTCCAAGACTAAACTGGTTTGTATCATCTAGTATAGACTTGTGATACATGCATCCTAGCATGTATAAACTTGTTGGCCAAGACCAATGATTGTCTTTGTAGGTCTTTTGTTTTCTCATTTGTATAGGTTGGAATTCCTACATAATTAGTTGTTTGCTGCTTCTAGTTGTTATAATGACATTCCAGAATGTCTTGTTATATTTCAAGTTTCTTCTGTTATTATTGTTAACTACAACAATTAATCTTGGAACTAGTTCAGGTTCAAAAGTTTGCTTTGCGGTTCTCATCATGTTCTGATGCAGAAGCATTCATTAATTTCGTGAAGGTGAGGAGTCCCCAAATTTTCCTCATTCTTCTTTTCTTATTCCCTAAGTTACTTGATCAATACGCAAAGTGGTTTTCTTTCTGCACTTTTATCAAGTGTTTCTTCCTGATTTGCAAAGATATGCCCAGATTTTGTGAATGGCGCTTCTATTTTTCCTTGTTTACAGCATAGTGATTTTTTTATCTAACCTAAATATTTAGCAAGGCTTATTTTTTCCTCTCACTCTTCATTACTTAAATGGTTCTTTATGTTTTCATTCAAAATTACAAAGCTAGaaaaaaaacatgtttgcataTTTGTTTAGTGAATTGACAAGAATAAAGGTAAAGAACTACATTAAATTTCATGGGAACTAAACCACATAAAAAAGACTTTCCTTGCTCATGAGTCATTGATGCAACATAGTGGATGAACAAAAACACTATCCTCAGCTAGAGTTTGAGTAGTTTTATATATCACATTGGCCAAACCTCACTGTAAATGATTCTGAAATAACTAAATCAAGTGTGCCTATGTAGTCTTATCCTAACAGACTAGGTAATCTTAATATTTAGTTGATCTAATAGAATGAACAAGTTCTggtctttatttaattttatttttgctaGCTTTAGCATTCGTTTTTGTTAGTTCTGGTACACCTTGCCTATTTTTCCCAAGTTTTATGAGATTGTGTCAGGTTATTGTAAAAAGGAGGcgcttaataaaataattttagttctGGAAATCTCTCTTCACTTTCCCAAGATTGCTTATTGAGGTAAAATTGCATGAGGTTGCTGGTTGATACATGATCTATCCTGATTTTTGGTCAGTCATTTTCATCATGATAAACATCATTTGTGTCTTTCACACAAAAGAGGATACGTCAAAGTTTTAATACATATTAGCTTCATAGTGGTTTTcgtatatttttcagatttaggTTCTATTCCAGCTAAATTTGGTGTATCTTTCAATTACTGTAATTGGCATTATCTATATATTATCTTTCTCAAAGGGACTAATGGGTGATGTGCCTCCCGAGAGTGATTTTTCTTGTGAAAACTCTTCAGCATCTGAAATAGCTTCCATTAGTACTCTTCAGAGTTGGTAAAGTTCTGTGCGGGCTTTCActttctttatttttctattaATGCTTGAGAAGATATACAAATGATATtgaatttcttcccttgtgaatAAGTGTTGAACAACCTATGCCAACAGATGATGGGGAAATTTCAGATTTAATTAACAACAAACAACTGGAGTTATCTTATTCTATGGTGCTTTCTAGTTGTGCTAGGTCAATTTCTTCTGGTTTACCACCAAGCTTTGCAGAGCTTCTAACTGATTGCTTGAATCAGACTAGAAAAGGTAACCTGTGTATAGTTATTATGACATTTTGTTCAAGCATTATTTGTAGCTAATaaagattttattttcttttgttgtcTATTTTAGAACAAACTAATCCTACAAGTCAACCTGGTAATGGATCTAATGCTAAGGTACAGTCACTGAATTCTTGAAACCTGCTTACAAAAATTATCCCTCCCAATGGTACATCTTAGAAGCATTTGTTCTTTCTGATTGATGTTTTCATAAAGGAGCACCTGATGAATCCTTATTTACAAGGTGCTTTAGTAGCATTCGCTGAAAATTCTAATACCTATGGTAAAATTCATTTTACTTTCAACTTGTTCCAACATTGTTTTTGTCCCCTTGATTTATACTTAAGGAAGGTTCTCTCCTTTTTGTCTATTTTGATAATGATTGCAGAGCAATCAAACCCTACAGATGAACTGGGTTTTGAATTTCATGCTCATGTATATAATAGACTTAAGATCTTGAAAGTGCATATGTAGAAATATACTCCTCACTGGTATGCTCCCAAAAGCATGAGTTAATTCTGATTGGTATTGTGTTGCAGGAGCTCCTGGTGAATCCTTTATTACAAGGTACTTTAGAAACATTCCTAAAAAACAGGAGCATCCCATTGAAGAAATTCTTCGtcttttttcaaaattgtttttttttttaaattttgtgacAGATGCTTCTAAGAAACTGGAATCAGTGTCCGAGACTAGTGAACTTGTGGTATATTTCTATTACTTGCCTAGCTACTGATACTTATTTTCGTTTTTTAGCATCAAAATTTCAGGTTACTGCTTATTTATATGTACCTGGCTACTAATACATTTTTTTGGTTTTAAGCGCCAAAATTATTTGTTACTACTGAAATTCACTTGTCTTGTTGCTAGCTTCAGAAGTTCATGTCAGATGCTGAAATTACTAATGAAATTGTGGTGCATTCCTCTAACTGGTTACTGATTTTTTGGTGTCTAGCTACTAATATCTTTTCTCATTTTCCAAACTAGATTCAGAAGTTCATGTCAAATGCCGAGAACAGTAGTGAAGTTGCAGTCTATTCCTCTAATATCTTGTGCTACATTCAGAAATTAATGTCTGATGCTGAAATTGCTAGTGAATTTGCAGTATGTATCTCTAACTTGTCTATTTATCTGTTCCTTGTGACTAATACTTTTTCCTGTCTTCTTTCTTGGCTTCAGAAGTACATGTCTGACGCTGCTGAAATGACTGATGAAATTGCGGTATATTTCTCTTACTTGTtatgtttatttatatatagCTTGCTATTAATACCTTTTCTCATCTTTGCTAGCTTCAGAAGTACATGCCAGTTGCTGAAATAATTTGTGATATTGCGGTATATTTTCTCTAAGTTGTTGCTATTTATTTATATGCTCCTAACTACTAGTACCTTCTCGTCTTCCTTGCTATTTCAGAACTACATCTCAGATGTTGAAACTACTAGTGAAGTCGTGGTATATTTCTCTAACTGGTCACTATTTTATTTATCTAAACCTAACCACTAATACATTTTCTGGTTTTCATTGCTAGCTCCAGAATTACAAGTCAGATGCTACTTTTATTGGTATACATCTTCACCAAACCTTCTTTTAGAGTCATTATCTTCTTTTTAGGCATTGCAAAAAGTTTTAATGTTTGTCTCTCTTTATCTCTGAGTAAGTTAGTTGTTTCATCAATTCTTCTTAACGTAACcaattttcatcaagaaaatttcATATAAATCTTATTGTTTTGTGAAGTGTTAGGCTGTGACATGTCGAATAATGAATTGTTGCTTCATTTGCTCTTTCTGGTTTAAACAGGGATTTTATCCAAGTTGGACAAGACTGTTGATGAGTTGGGTGGTGATTCGGCACTGGAGGTGGCTGATCTATCTCGTGATAAACGCTGCCGACATCATCCAGCTTCTTCGTAGAGAAGGTCAGCGGTGGATACTTGCACTCAACTTGCACTAGGATTATGAACAATTTGATATTACAAAGTAGTTGATTCTGATTCAAAATCGTCTGATTAAGAAGTTATGCGACCATGTATGAAATGTTTGCTTGTAGCAACGTGTCTAAATTTCCATGTAAATGTAATAATAGCCAAAAAATATTAATAGTGCTTGGATCGTAAAAATAACTCTTTTATTCTAGTTGTATGCTTTGGAAGGGAAGACATACAAATAATAGAATATCATTCATAGACAATACAAAAAGAACCAAACAACAAGTGTCATCACAGAATATGCTCAAAATCACTATCAGATTCAGAGATTTTATAGAAAGATTAGAAACACTGGATCTCAAAGGAAAATATGAAATCTTTCTAAAAACATTACCTCTCAAAAAAGGATAATAAATAAAAGGAATATGCTGGCACAACTATTTTTATATCACACCTTCCCTTTACTTTCCTTCCTATTAAATGATTCCTTGGTCAATGATTGAAATTCTTAAACCCAAATCTATGATGAAAAATAAGTTGAGCATGTATGCCAATTTGATTCAACCTGAATAATCCAAAATGGCTTAGTTGGACAATGCCTGTGTTGATTCCTTATGCTGATAGAAGATTACCTATGCTATGCATCAGCCAATTTCTTAGAACTCTCTTGGAATATTCCAAAAGTCGCAGTCTCCAaacaaattaatattattttctcCCTTAATAATGTTGGTGCTCTGGTACAAGAAAACTCCTTAAAAATGCCAGCTTTGGCCAATACACTGCCTTCGGTTCCTCTCTTTGTCATCCCCCCAAAGCAGAAGGTGAAGCAATCAAAGCAATTAAAGTCCTCCATTTTGCTCCTTGAGAAGACAGATATGGTTCAGCGCAACCATGGAGGTTGGAGAGTCCTTCCTCAAGACCATCAGCATCAAAGTCTTCCTTCGCTCCCAGGTTTCTTTAGCTTAATTAATTTTTGGAAAACTACTTCACTTGTCTTTGCAAATATAATTGTTTTCGGTAGTTTAATATTGTTTGTGGAACAGAGGATTGTTTATAAACTCGCTAAGCGAGCAGAAGAACAACACAAGAGGTTCATCTTCAAGGTTAGCATTTTTCCTATGGGCAGCGGAACTACTATCTGTAACTAAATAACACACTATCGTATAGATAGATACTCAGAGTCCCAGATATATTTAAGTAGGCATAAAAATTGTGCATTTTGTTTGGTGTCAGAGTAACTATTCTATTCTCTACTAGTTGTCATAGAGTACATTTTCTATTGTTTGTTTTTAGTtgtaaaattgaatttgaaatatcAATTCTTATGAAATTATGATCCCATATTCATAAGTAATAATTTTTTCTTGATCAGTttcatttttcaaataatttacatTTTAGTATATTCAAACCTTTAAAATGTACATTATGGACTTGGTGGGCAAGATAAGCATGCCAAGTTAAGTGAGTTAGGAAATTGTGAGTGCAAGTCCGGTTGAATAGGTTAGTCGAGTTGATTGGTCAAACCAAATAAGTCAACTAGGTTAGTTAGACCGATAGATTGAACTAGGTAGGCTAgtcaaattgatcaagttaatGGCAAACTGGCTAGGCTAATCGGGTCAGTCGGATTGGTCAATCTGTGCAAGTATGATGGTATTGATTAGGCTAGAAGGGCTAGTCAAGTTGAATAGACCAATTAACTAACAAGCTTTGATCAGTTCGACAAGTCTACTTGGGATGGATATGCTAATTAGGCTAGATGTGCATAGCCAGGATGAACAAACAATTGAGGTAATTGAGTCAATTAAACTGACTAATTAAATTGGGTGAGCCAAATGAAACTATTTGGGTAGATATGCCTAGTAAGGATAAACGAACAATCAATCTAGTCAGGTCGGTGAGTTGAGTAAACTAAGAAGACCAATCAaggtggcaaaagatgaatacgttcatTCCCAGCgctcccgccaacccgtcccaaggtcaacacggaggaggtaaatcacggacggctactagcctttggaatagtgattagcacataagggagacatttatctaagctttgtcgagattcgaaccccagatctcatgGTAACAGCACCTCatacgctagccactagacccatccgagagcAGATATGATGGGATGATCTAGAAGAAATTAGTAGGTTGTGTGAGTCAATTATATAGATTTGGCCAAATAAATTAGATGGGCCGATTGTGTTAGTCCAGTTGATTGAGCTAAATAAGTAGCTTAGGTCAGCAAGGATGAATAAGATGGGATGACATAGTTGGGCAAGTTGAATAGGATGAGCAAAGCCAAGTGAGTTGATAGAGCGGTCAAATAGGGACATAGGGCAATCTAGTAAGAAGATAGAGTTGATGAGGTCGAGTGAGGCAAGTGGATTGATAGAGTCAACAGGCCCGGGCGAGTTTTGTTGCCTTTCTTTCTccattaaacttaaattttaagggGACCAGTTGGGTTGATATGGTGGGATGACTTAAATGAAATGATTGGAGTTCAATAAGTCACTTAGGTTAATGAGGGTGGACAAGATGGGCTAATGATACAGTTAGGTAAGATAGACAGctcgatcaaagctaagtgagtCGATAAAGGTAGTCAAATAGGGGTATAAGAAAAGCAAATGGTAAGATAAGGGCGATGGAATTGTGTGACCCAAGAGAATTGACAAAGTCACTAAACCTAGGTGGGCGGACCTAGTTGTGTGTTTCTTTTTcatttaactttgaaattaaaatacaatcttAAATTCTTTTCAGAAAAAGAGAATGCAAGGTAGCAATGCTGTTATTATTACTTTTTTGtaatttctttattttcattAAAAGAGATTCAATGCCATTTTAATAAACATATACAATTAAAAATGATAAAAGTAGATACTAACTGTAGTGGCATTTACAAAAGAACAATGCCATTTAGCTTACATGTGTTAGTTTACTTTACCACTAACTTCAATTGATTATAATCATTATAAGAAATTGTGAAAAAATTGTTCCTTTTACTGACAATAAAATACTTTAGTCTGTCACTTGTACGTGTACTTGTAAATTATATACCATGATTAGTTAATAATAATTTACATGATTCTAGGCGACATATTTATTGTGTGTTCTTGGATATGGTGCTTTCTGCTTCATACTTGGTGCATGTAAGTAGAAATAAATTGAGGCCTATattaaattaaacattttctttaagAATATTAAAATGATATTGTCATGTTGGTGAACAGGGCCCCAAGATGTTCCACTAATTTATTGTTTGCTATATATAATGGTGGTTCCTTTAAGGTGGGTTTACTATCTGTCCAAGAAATGGCATTATTATCTCCTGGTGAGCTTGCaaacatcatttttaaaaattataagttGACAATATCCTTTTAGGTGCCTTATAGGTAGATATTTGAGCACAAGGCATCTTATATACCTATCCATCTATCTATCTAtagttttttttgttaattttctttttctgTATTGTAGTAAAACATTAGTATAGTCTTTAGTTGATTTGATTTGATCCAATAAAAATTTTACAGGATTTCTGCTACTATGCAAACACATTCTTTCTGATCACGATTCTCTTCTATCCCAAGAATGAAAAGCTTTTCATGGTTTGTTTTTCATTTGCAGAGGCAAGAAGTTTCAACTCCCTTATGAATTTTATATTGTGTACATCTTAGGATAACTTCATTTTGCCCCCACTTTTACAAATCTTCTCTCGGACATTTAGAAAAGAATTGCTTTTTCAAACTTCGCCAGCTTATATTTGACATGTTTTACAAACATTGAATGAAGATTGTTGAAGTGAAAATTTCTCATCATCTTGAAGCACTAATTAAATCTAAATAACTTTTAACAGGGGCCATTGGCTTGGGCATCGGTAGTTCGCCGTTGCAGCCTTGTTTTCATCTCCATTGATAAAATTGTTGGTGTTCTTATACATCTTCTACCTGGTAATATATCTGCTGTTATTAGAATCATAGCAACTATGTGATTCTACAATACTTCATGCATACAAGCTTCATTTCAGGAATTGTTTTCTTCACCATCAGATGGTGGAATCCAGAACCTATGAGCCCCCGAGGCAGAACAGCAGCATGGCCTGAGGTGGAGGAGAATGCCTTCCTATGGACATGGTTGTTCGCGGTTCCTTTGGCTGCCTACACCATGTGGCAACTCCTCTACTTCCTCATTGCCGATGCATTGAGCTGGCAGCAATTTCTAATTAGTGACCCTGAGGTCATAACTTCTTATAGGTTTGTCTTAATTATCGTTTGTAGATCAGGATTATGAGCTTAGCGTTTGCTTAATTCTTATATATGTTATTTCACCCAAAGCAATTTGGATGCTTTTGTTGATGCACAGGGAACTACCAAAGAAGGCTCAAAAGGCAGACATCTGGTGGAGGTTAAGCAGCCTTCTCGGCGACAAAAATCGACCCACCATGAACATTTTGATCCAGACTATCTTTACAGCAGCAACCATGGCTCTCAGTGTTCTCATCTTCCTGTCCTACGAGATGCATTTAGCTTTTCAGGTCTTGATGCTCTCAGCTACAGTATGGAATGGTGGAAGCTTCATTTGGGATACCTTCCTCATTCCCAAGCAAGCCATCCTCAAGGAGCAGAAGAAAAAGCCCTAATTGCTGGATTACAGTTATAGCAATATTGTGATTTATCAATTGAACTGAACAAGCTAGACATGGATGAAATGCATGAGTTAATTGCTTTGTCCTCTGTGGTGAGCACAAGCCCCTCTCAAGCATAGTGAAATTGGTAATTGTAGTTTTAGTTAAACAGTCTGCTGGGTTTTTTTTTTCTACCTTTAGCCAAAAGCCTACTATTGACTCTGCTCATGCCCCAAATGCCTTAATGGTTTTTCTTTTGTTGATTCTTTATTTGATTAGTTATAGGATTCTTCTATTCTGTCTAATTTACATTTTTAATATTCgttaatatatattattatacACTTTTCTTGTTCTATCATATGTTATTGTGATATGTGTAAGGTGAATGTTGTGTTGTTATCACTATAATATGATGTTGTTGTTGGAGTTGTTTATGATATAACAGGACATCCTGTATTTTTGTTTGTAGTGTATGAAGTGAATTTCAACAATACTTTTGTATTAATGATCAGTAATTAATTTGTAATACAATCCCTACTTGTAGTGGTATATTTGTATGGGACAAATTCTATAAATAAAACTATAATACTGACTGTAAGATTTTCTCACACTAATTTGAAAACTATAATATATAAATAACAGTTTTATATAGTCAATAACCTTCGATTAGTACCAATATGATCGTGTTAAgttctaaaaatttaaaacactaacacaCACTAGCTCCAACACAATCTCGACATATATCACTGCAATAGATGACAGCTGAATTTTATTCACTAGAATATAATTCATTATTCTACTCCCTACATAATTAATTATCTTAATTCGCCTAATCGCATGCATGCAGCTGTGGCTTAATTAATTATCTTAATTAGAGTCCAAGCACCAGCAATAATAGTCGGAAACTGACAGCTCCAATAACGCTTCCGGCGTCATCTTCTCCAGCTCCTTCTGTCTCCACGCCGGATAACTGTTCCGGCTTTCGCCGGAGCCCGACGAGTAGTCACGGTCATGCTTCTGTGATCGCATCTTCACGTATAGTCTCATCGCCGACACACAGTCCTCGTACGGATCTTGGATTCCAGTTTGGATCTCATACCTTAATTTACATCAAAATTACACAGTAGTAATATATTATTAGCAATAAACCAAGTATATATATAGTTATATACTAGATATATATTACACTCACCCAAGGTATGCTTGTGTCAAGTACTTGAGTGAGTTACTGAGCTTGTTCGTCTTCGTCAACGGTGGATACGTCGCTGTGTCTCTATGTTTGACATTAATTGAGATACTGCATGTTAATATATACTCGATCGAGCTTAATTAAAATCGATGATTAGTGAGTTTATTTGAGATTATGGACCTAATCAAGAATGCTGGATATTGGAGGCCAAGGCAGTCGAGGTCGTGGTGGAGGCCGTGACCCACAAGGATCCTCGCTTTCCCTCCTCGCGATCGTATCTTCCAAGTCGGTTCGCCGCCGGTGAGCAACTCCTGGATCTTCCTCTGCGCCTGCTTCAGCGGCATTGCGTCCCTCAAGTGCTCAGGCTTGATGCCGGTCGTCTCGTACCTTCAGCAGCCATGATTTATATTTAATATATCAATAAAACAGTCGTGGCGTATATATCGATCGATAATTAAGCATCTACGATCGACCTGTAGTTTGTGACTGGGATTTGGGACTTGATGTAAGTTTGGAAAATGAGGTTCTCATCTTCACCGACCAAGCAGACCCTCGCACAAAGGTCCAGCGAGCCGTCGCTTCCTCCTCCTACCATCTTGCACGCCAAAGCCACGGCCTGCATTGGCCTCGAGCCATAATCCGACGAAGCCCCCTGCAAGCTCAACCTCGACATCCACGAGACCATCCCCTGAAACAGTTACAGCAGTTAGTTAGACGACCCTAAACTGCCATCATGCATCTTCTAATTGCTCAAACGGATTCGAGCCAGCTGCTTAATTCGGTCGCTCACAGGAGCATTGCGCGACAGTTGGCAGGTGGAGCGGTGAGCTCGAAGAGCACCGGGGCTATCGAAGATGCTCAGGCACAGATTGCAGCCTCGAGTGCTGAACGCCATTGCGCATTCGGCCTTGGGAAGTGGACCTTCAACACgaccaaattaattaataattaaagcaCATATATAATTTTTCGTTTTTGAAATTAATAGTGAGTTTTGGTTCGGTGTAGATACATGCCTATGACATGTTCCCGGAGAGACTCAAAGAACCTGCAGTGCTTTTGACACACTCCACACTTGGGCTCATGCACAGAGTGAAATGACGACCTCATGTGTTCCACTAAATGCTCTATTTTGTTGTATTGTTTGAAACAGGCTGCGCACTTGTTCCTGCAATGCATACTGAAGTACTAATTAAACATCTTATAGCTTACTTG
This genomic stretch from Zingiber officinale cultivar Zhangliang chromosome 7A, Zo_v1.1, whole genome shotgun sequence harbors:
- the LOC122000064 gene encoding glycerophosphocholine acyltransferase 1-like; translated protein: MEVGESFLKTISIKVFLRSQRIVYKLAKRAEEQHKRFIFKATYLLCVLGYGAFCFILGAWPQDVPLIYCLLYIMVVPLRWVYYLSKKWHYYLLDFCYYANTFFLITILFYPKNEKLFMVCFSFAEGPLAWASVVRRCSLVFISIDKIVGVLIHLLPGIVFFTIRWWNPEPMSPRGRTAAWPEVEENAFLWTWLFAVPLAAYTMWQLLYFLIADALSWQQFLISDPEVITSYRELPKKAQKADIWWRLSSLLGDKNRPTMNILIQTIFTAATMALSVLIFLSYEMHLAFQVLMLSATVWNGGSFIWDTFLIPKQAILKEQKKKP